GCTCTAGATGGACATATCTTAAAAATTGTGGTCAAgtcaacaaaaatatatttaaagcaAAACATGGGCCATGTTTAAGACTCTTGCAGTGGCAGTTGCTTTTGACAGCATCACAAAAGGCTAATATTGAACCCTCTCTTGTTGTTCTTTGCATCGTACTACATTACTAGCACAAGCAGTTATCGATCCGACAATCCAAAGTTCGCGATCACCGTTTAACGCACGGCATAATCAATGACTTGGTATCAATCAGAGCAGTGCTCGACTTTTTAAAACTgatttacaagtgaaaaaaagacGAAGAGAACTTCAATTGGCCGGCAGTCGAAGAACAAGTTCAAACGTAGATTTCGGAACATGCAGAGAAAGAGGTAGAGAGAACAAAAATGGCGGAAGCTATCATCGTCAGCATTGCTGGGaagattaattattaattaatctATTAGCAAGTGCACCGTGTGGACCACTTGTTAATTTCGTCGCTTACATTAAACCGTTACACGGTTGATGGCAAGTTCTTCGGGAACAATGTCAAAGCACCAACAAGCTGTGCCGATTTCCTGATTTCAAAAGCAATCTAGAAAGCTCAACCAGAATGGAACTTCGCAACCGGACGGTTGCTCGGGGAAGGGGGCTTTGGGAGAGTGTACAAAGGTTACTTGACCAGCGCGAATGCTAACgtcacaataaaaaatataaagccCGGATCAAATCAAGGGACAAAGGAGTTTGCTTCCGAAGTGAAGACCATAAGCCGGCTCGGGCACAAAAACTTGGTCCAACTCATCGTGTGTTGTCATGAGAGAAAGGAACTCCTCCTTATCTATGAGTCCATGCCTAATGGTGGCCTCGATTCTCATCTATTCAAAGAACGATTGTCAAttgttgattaaaaatcgattgAATGCCAAATATAGGTCATGTGTAGATGGCCAATATATGGCTGAGTCGCCGATGGTCAATTGTTGTTTTTTTGACGAGGTCTCCTAAACCCTTTGGATTCCGAGAAAGCGAAAACGGAAGGACTAGCGTTTAAGGCTTCCTTGCTTGGGAAAACGAacgatctgaaaaatattttcctcaaaataatcGCCTATGTTCGCTCGAAAGAATCAGCGTATGAGAAGCATTTTCATAAAAGGCAATAATTTATATCGCGACGAGCGATAACTttcaggaaaacattttttaaattacttatttttcgcgaaacaaaatgTTCCCTGAAAGTAAAGACTAACTTGCGTGATGACCAACAAAGGAAACCTAGGTTTTCCATGGGCTTGGTTTCTCTCGTGGTGGTTCATGCGTGCGATCAACCCTTCGCGAcgcaattttaattaattaattaattaattaatccggaaGTGTTTCCCTGAGATATTTGATAACGCGACCCTTTTGGATTGTACTAATTATTGcgctgaaaattatttttttttcctagcacACCGTgttgtttttgtcaattttaactttttttttttctccaggtcCAGAGACTTTTCGTCGGGGAGGCTCGTGAGTGGACATTTCTTGTTTTCGTTTTCGCTGAACCGTTCCAAGATGGACTGCGAGTTGTTCAAGAACCAAAAGGCTAAGTCATGTGTGGGGGCCGGCCACTCCCCGTTCATTTGTATGCGCATGTGACCATGTCAAAGCACCAGAAAAGCTGTGCTAAAGCGAGGATGGAACTTCACAGCTCAGATTTCCAAAGCTTCAAGGCCGGAGAGCTTCGATCGCTCTTAGTCTTGGTTCTCTCTCTAGCCATCGCCTTCCCGGCTTCCGCGTCGTCTCAGGGCATCAAGTTCAGCTTCCAGAATTTCGTCGGTAGTGGCATTCAATACCAAGGCGATGCGTCGGTTTCGAGTGACTCCATCCAACTTACAAAGGCCACTCAAGGCCAGAACCTCAATCAGAGCGTGGGGTGGGCCACGTACCCCGAGCCGATGCGCCTTTGGGATAAGGCGACGGGGAACGTGGCCGATTTCACCACTCGATTCACCTTCGCCGTCAATTCTCAGGGAGCATCCAGTTTCGCCGATGGATTGACCTTCTTTCTTGTCCCCAAAGGATCTCAACTTCCGGTCAACTCATCGGGACGCTACCTTGCTCTTTTAAATCCTAACCGCGACCCTTCCAATTCTTCGACTTCTTTTGTAGCTGTCGAGTTCGACACTTTCCACAACAACGATATCAATGCCAGGGACCCGAATTGTTCCCAAGTTACCCATGTCGGTATAGACTTGAATAATCTAACTTCCATGGTCTATAACTGCGTCGATTGGTTCAAGGATAAAATCATGAGCGGCGGGCGGATCAATGCTACGATAGCGTACAATTCTAGCACACAGAACTTGAGCGTTCTCATGATAGACGCGGATGCCATGGGTACCGACATAAATTCCACTGGGATCTATGACATAGTCAACATCACTAAGTATTTGCCGGAGTGGGTGACTTTCGGTTTCTCGGCTACCACGGGCAGGCTGTTCGAGTTGCACACTCTTGAGGCATGGGAATTCAGCTCTAATGTGCAAGTGGCTGGAAAAAAGAGCAAGTTATGGCTATGGGCTACCTTAGGCTCAGGTTCTTTCGTTTTGCTCATTCTTGCTCTAGCCTTTATTTGGTTTCGTCGCCGTTCGAAGAGAAAGGGAACTTACAtgagcgaagaagaagatgatctgGCAATCGATGAAGAATTCGAGCAGGTGCCAGGGCCCAAGAAATTCTACTACAAGGACTTGGTCGCCGCTACCGACAATTTCGCAATGGAACGGTTacttggggaaggaggcttTGGGAGAGTGTATGAAGGTTACTTGACCAGCGTGAATGATCGTGTCGCAATCAAGAAGATCAGCCCGGGATCAAGACAAGGGATAAAGGAGTACGCCACCGAAGTGAAGACCATAAGCCGGCTCCGGCACAGAAACTTAGTCCAACTCATCGGATGGTGCCATGAGAAGAAGGAACTCCTCCTTATCTATGAATACATGTCAAACGGTAGTCTCGATTCTCATCTATTCAAAGAACGAACCTTCCTGCCGTGGGAGAAGCGGTACAAAATCGCGCAAGGCACGGCCTTGGCCTTGCTCTACCTTCATGAAGAATGGGAACAGTGCGTCGTGCACCGCGATATAAAGGCCAGCAATATCATGCTCGATTCCGATTTCAATGCTAAATTAGGGGACTTCGGTTTGGCTAGGCTAGTCGACCATGCCAAAGGGTTGCAAACGACGGTGTTGGCCGGAACCATGGGCTATATGGCTCCTGAATGTGTTTACACGGGCAAGGCGAGTAGGGAATCGGACGTCTATAGCTTCGGAGTTGTCCTGTTAGAAATAGCTTGCGGTAGAAAAGTCATCGAACCGGGGGCTGAGGATGGCCAGGTTCGGCTGGTGGACTGGGTTTGGGAGCGATACGGGACCGGGAGGATACTCGATGCGGCGGAGTCGAAACTTGGTACCGATTTCGACGAAAAGCAACTGGAGTGCACGATGGTCGTAGGGCTGTGGTGCGCCCATCCGGACCACACCGCCCGTCCTTCCATAAGAGAAGCGTTTAGCGTTCTCAACTTTAACGCTCCGCCGCCCGTTCTCCCACCGAAATTGCCGGTCCCGTTCTCTCGGGCATCAATTGTTTCGTTCCACGCCACCTCGACCAGCGGCACCGAACTGTCCACATTTACGACCTCCTCTGTACAATCCTCTCACTCAGATTCTTCTGCATTGCTCCCGAAAACGATATAATCCACTTCATTGGTGTAATCAGTTTGAGTTGTAATTTGTactttgagatttgattttgtaTATTATTCACTTCATAtaaatttcttcatttgttCCTCAGTATTTACTCTTCATGTTTGGACTTCCGTCTGATATCCTGGATCAAGTAAAGGTAGTACATATCTTCTTTGATTGTTTCCTGTTGCACTCTGTTGATGTTAGGATAGGATCCGACTTGcaaccacaacgaaatagaTCGTAAAACCgataaagaaaaatcgaggcaCAAAAATTATCCTAGTTTACCCTTGGCCTAATGCTACATCTagaggatttcactataataAATACATCGCACCTCTCTCTTACGTcattcaattacaagtgaaaaagaacATATATATTGCAGTATCTATTCATGGACCCAAATCCAAACTATTAATGAAATACGGGCTCAAGATAAATATCACGTGAAGTCACTTGGTTTGCCGAGCGGAAGAGGAGGAGCACGGGTTTACAGTCGCTTGGTATGGCAAGTCTCATTAAGATCCAAATGCTATAATGGATCGGGAATTTCTAAGTTACGGTATTGTATAGCAGCTACAAATATTAACCGTTGGAATTTCTGTtggtttttttgttggtcaactGGTTGCCGCATACGACCCGTCGCAACTGAGAGCATGGAAAAATGATTGAGTAACCAAGTTAGAAAAAACAGGTGACTGGTGATTGTTTTTGCCAATAATTTTTCAACACTTACCAGCTCTTTGAGAAACATAATagcatccaaaaaaaataaaaataaatctttGCAAGTGGAAAAATAGACTCGTCGTGTTTGGATGACATCTTCTTGATAATAGATAACGGGTGTGCTATTTCACGGAGAATTCAAGATTtgtaaaacattttctaaaagttgtttagttatatcatttacaaaaatgaatgagaaaaattttcatcactTCCGGAAATAGTTTgccataaattgttgtcgataatgaaaatattcttcgttgactaattttttctaGGAGGcataactaatcatttttttaagaatttttttccaaatcataaCTTTTTGGTGTCGATTGTTTTGtagaaaatgtgacatttatgaaaaatattttccagagaCTAGGCCTAGGTTCTCGACTCCCTGGCACCTTGGCTCGGGTCTATAGAGGCTAGGTCCATGTCTCCGGTGCCTAAACCCTGCGTCCattgaggccaagcctcgcACGCCAATGCTCGAAATTGGGACCACAATCCAAGGCTAGGTCAATCGAGGCAAGGCTAGGACTCGGGTATTGGTGTGGGTGATCGGGGTCCCGAGCATTGGCCCGACCTCGGTGGACATGAGCCCATGTACCGTGGATTGAGGAGCAGGTGCTGAGGTCCCAAGCACGGCCTCAATGGACAGAGCCTACGCACCAAAGACAGAGGCATCGGTGTTCGGGTTCCAGCACGGCCTTGATGGGCCTAGCTCGAGCGCTGAGGATGAGAGCACAAGCTTTCGGGACCGGAGCGCAGGCTAAGGGGACTCGACCACGGACATGGGACTCCAAAGCTTGGCCTCGATAGACTTGGGCTCGGGAGTTGGTGAACTAGGCACAAGCATCGGGATCCGGGCCCGGGCCTCGATGGATATGAACATGGGCGTAGGCTCCGAGAACCCCGAGCCTAGCCTCAATGTTATGGGGCTTGACGTCTCGGGCATCAACATTCGTGTCCTCGGCTCGGCCTCAATGTACTCGGTCATGACGGTCGGAGTCTTAGGTGTGGCTTTGATGCACCCAGTAGGGATGCCGAGGTCCGAACCCGACCCCGACCTCTCTAGTCCAGGGCCCGTTGCCATGAGCCTTGCAACTAGTGTTGGGGGTTCTTGAGGCCAAGCACAGTGGAAATTTTTTCAAGTGATATAACGAAtcattcttccatttttttttaattttgaatttttcatgaaaaaagcgTACactgagaaagagaaaattttccaGCAAACTTTCAACTTCATTTCGAGAAATTTACTCGTGGGTATTTAAGGCAACTATCTTTCGGCAGAAAAGtagtggaaattttttattcgcTTAGATACTTGAATTACTCACTTGGTTAATCTATCTTACCAATTTGCGTAATAACTactcataaaaattttaaaaaatgactctTATGTTttagaacaataaaaaaataaaagattgtaATAAACAACATTTATCATGAATCTTGTGAGAAAAaggtaccaaaaaagtcctaaacctattcaattggtacaaattcaGATGCAATGCTTCCGTAATCGTTGTGGCACAGCTAGCattaacttggatattttttttaatattattttgatatttaaataattttttaaggatttttttgatttttttaaaaattatttaaaatatcaaaaaaatattaaaaaaaatatccacgttagcgccaaccgtgccacgtaggataattgatgtccattccagtgatttccaatcaaaattgatcaaattgactcaattgacataaatgtaaaagttttaggactaaattggcactattttaaaaggtttaggacttaattgacactaataaagagtttagaacttaattggcacaaatacaaaaggtttaggattgaattggtatcaaaataaggtttagaactgaattgatattaatacaataggtttatggcttttttgacacttttctctaGTTACAAGGGTTGGTGTACTGTTGGAACCTGTGCTGCTCACCATATGTCCTCAACCCTGGGCATATAATCCCTCTCTCAGCACAGCCTCTCCTCCCTCAATCTCAGATTCTCACTCTTGATGATGATTAGTAAAAATGTACCCACCATCAGTCTGCTTTTTGGGCACTATGTTGGTCTGTCTTCCAAAATTATGGTTGCTCATTCTATGCCATCCGTTCCCTGTGATGGGTTGTTTTAGGGGTaatcggttcccgatccggttcggttcccctcaagaatggagaaccggaccggtggtctcggttctcaatttttcgggaccgagaaccggaccatcggtccggtccggttccttgacggttccattggaccagatacatgcaaaaaaaaaaatgtaccattcctaacatggagtacatgagcttggttactttcaaaaaataaaacagagtgTAACAAAAAAGACTTTTACataggagaataaaaaatagagaatgccaatagcttctcaatttgataaaatttcttggacacccttaacaagtaaagagagggtaacttaaaaaaaaaaaaattcgattgtTTCTGTCCGGGTGGTCCGGTCCTAGGACCCTAgaactgggaaccggaccgctccctctagaaccgggaatcggaccaccggtcccggtcTGGTCCGGGTGgcccgatttgctcacccctaggttGTGCATTAGATTCCCATGTTGAATGCTCGTGAATGGTTTTCTTTGGCAGGTTGGTCTTGTTTTTTATTACCATTTGTTAACTTTGGACTCTATACCAGGCagtactgatttttttttttttttgcctttgttaGACATTTTAGGAGAGTTCTCAAAATTCATGAGGTCCTTCTGGCTGTTGGTGTTCTGTGTGTTCTCTCCTTTACGTTTAATGTTTTAACTCTGGCAACTTTCTCAAGCTAAAATCCGGTCAGGTTTGATATTACCTTGGTGATTCTTAGTATGTCAAAATGTTTAGCGATAATACGAATTGTTAAATCTCTCACTTgctttctataaaaaccccttCATGCAACTGATTACCGCAGGTTCGAGGAAAATGCATAAACCAAGTCTTTGTGAGTTTGTCTCTAGCCGGTTCCCGGGGAGGACCTTATAACCGGGTAGCTAAAATGTCTTTCCACCTGCAACCATCAGTCGTGCTAAAATGTCTCCCAAACCTAACCTTTTGTCATGTTCTTCTTGTCCAATGAACCCgtgcttttatttaattatagaATATCCTCGAGcgatgattcttttcttttttatacagtgttcctttttttttttttccttttacttttccaaGTCTAGAGACTAGTCGTCGTGGAAGCTCGTGTGGACTCTCTCAGTTTCGTTAGCATTAAACCGTTCGAGATTGATAGCAAAGTTGTTCAAGAACCAAAAACCTCGGTCAAAGCACTAAAAAAGCTGTGCTAAATCTAGGAACCTCAACGGGAATGGAACTTCACAGCTCAGATATCGTAAGTTTCAAGATCAGAGGGCTTCAATCCCTCTTAAtcttgcttctctctctagccAATGCATTCGCGGCTACGACATCGTCTCAGGGCATCAATTTCAGCTTCTGGACTTTCGATGGTAATAGCATTAAATTCCAAGGCGATGCAGTGGTTTCAAGCGATATCGTGTTTTCGCAACCACGAAAATCGTGTTTTCGCACTTCCACGAAAATCGTGTCTTCTCaaagaagacgagaagaaacAACATTTCGTACTTCCACATTTTACGAGTAAGGAGCAATCTCCGTGTAGTTTCCACTTGTGGAACCTTTGGTTAGTCCGCACAATTTATGCTTCTGACTTGACTTTATGTTAATTGgttgacttggacatttcaATGACAGATGACCCCCAACCGATCTTCACCAACGTATAATCCATGCCTAGACTACTTGGTGGGCGGCAACTATTTTGAAAGCAACTGCTAGAATTATGTTCGCCCCACAAGAAAACAGCCGGTGTCTTGTCACTTTCGATTCAACCTTGTTGGACGGGCGATTCCCCGAAGACCGCTGAAGTCAAGATTCATCGGTTCGGAGAAAGTCTTAAAAGTTGCTAGCTCGCCGTGTCAAAACCGTAGTTGCGAAAACACGATATTGCAACCTTAGGCCAATCATGACCACAACCTTAATGCGAGAGGGGGGTGGGCCACGTACCGCGAGCCGATGCGCCTTTGGGATAAGGCGACCGGTAACGTGGCGGATTTCACCACCCATTTCACCTTCGTCATCAATTCGCAAGGAAAGTTGATATTTGCTGATGGATTGGCCTTCTTTCTTGTTCCTGTGGGTCTCAACTCCCGGTCAACTCATTCGGAGGTGGCCTGGCTCTTGTAGATCCAGACCGAGACCCTTCTAAACTCTTCCACATGGTTTGTTGCCATCAAGTTCGATATTTTCTACAATATCAACAATAGCGCTATCGTCGTGGACCTGAATTGTTCACTAGGTGCACATGTTAGCATAGACTTGAATAATCTCAATTCCACGGCATATAGGTGTGTCGATTGGTTCAAGGATAAAATCATGAGTGGCCGGCGGATCAACACTATGATAACGTACAATTCTAGCACCCAGAACTTGAGCATTCTCATGATAGATGCTGATGCCATGAGTACCAACATAAATTCCTCTGCTGTCTATGATTTTGTCGACTTGACAAAGTATTTGCCGGAGTGGGTGACTTTCGGTTTCTCGGCTGCCACAGGTGTGTACTTCGGGTTGCACACTATGAAGGCATGGGAACTCAGCTCTAATGTGCAAGTGATGGCTGGAAAAAAGAGCAAGTTGTGGCTGGGGTGTATCTTAGGTTCAGGTTCTTTCATTTTGCTTGGTCTTGTTCtagcttttatttgttttcgtCCCCGTACTAGAAAAGAAGACGATCCGTTGATTGAAAAAGATGATCCAGCGACTCGAGcgattgaagaagatgatccagCGATTGAAGAAGAACTCAAGCAAGTGTCAGTGCCCAAGAAATTCTCCTACATGGATTTGGTTGCAGCGACTGATAACTTCGCAACCGGACGGTTGCTCGGGGAAGGGGGCTTTAGGAGAGTGTACAAAGGTTACTTGACCAGCGCGAATGCTAATGTcacaataaaaattaaaaaatataaagccCGGATCAAATCAAGGGATAAAGGAGTTTGCTTCCGAAGTGAAGACCATAAGCCGGCTCGGGCACAAAAACTTGGTCCAACTCATCGTGTGTTGTCATGAGAGAAAGGAACTCCTCCTTATCTATGAGATCATCCCTAATGGTAGCCTCGATTCTTATCTATTCAAAGAACGGACCTTCTTGCCATGGGAGAATCGGTACAAAATCGCGCAAGGCATAGCATCGGCATTGCTTTACCTCCACGAGGAATGGGAACAATGCGTCGTGCAACGGGAATATAAGGTCTAGCAATATCATGCTCCATTCCGATGATCATTCGATTCAGCACCCCTTTTCCACATCTCGAAAGTTGAATCTCCCCTTGAACAGATCGTAGTCCGAGCTGCTGGAGATGAACTCTCGGATAAGGGAGGAGTTCTATTTTCTTACGAAGCTGAAAAATAGAACCGTCATGTCTGAATTTTTTCTGAGCAAGAAGTCTAGTGTTCATACGAGCTGTAAGTCGCCTcttttcaaaagagagagacGTGGCATTACCTATGCCGCTACATTTGAACATGGTTGAGGTTCTTCAACCATCGCATGATATCGTCGGACGTGGAATTATGGAATAAACACAACCTGACGATTAACAGCACTtgtccaaatttaatgaaatttaagTTCcattttatttcgtgaaaaaatgaatgattcgaatttttttttctgaaattgatatttcatatcactcgaaataattagtcgataaacAATATTTTCATATCGAAAATAGCAAGTTGTGTCATAATATTtctgtaaatgatgaaaatattttcctgtttATTCATTCGTTTTTGGAAGTAATACGAGCGAACTTTTTTGGAAAAGCATCTTTCAAAACTAcctatttttcacaaaacaaacacactctTAATGCAAGCGAAAGGAGATTCTGTTTAGATACTTGAATTTACTCGATGGAAAAAGCTTGTGGTATAACTAGTcgtaaaaattacaaaataaaatataagtgTTCAGCTCTTAAAGAACTGCATGAATTAAAGAAATGGGGGGAAAACTTATATTATACAAGAAAGCAGTGAGGCAAAATGATTCATTTGTATTTAATGTTTAATGTAGTGCTTTAATTAACTCAAGTTTAATCACTGACATTTTGCCCTAGTGGCCACTCTTTTCATTTGAGAAATGGGAGGTGAGGTGTTCGAATCCCCACATTTGAGGGGGAGTGGGGAGGAGGATGGGGATGGGGACGCATGAGGAGGGAGCAGAGTTGTGCTTGTAAAATAGAGTAGAATAtgactagacaaaaaaaaaaaacttaagtttatggacaatattgaaaattttcagacaatctaaggactaaattgaacatgtaccaaatgttaagggccatattaaacaaactaaaagttcaaatCTAATATTTCATATTGGACTAAAATTTTAGATATCACGTTGAACAagttcaaagttcaaggaccgcaTTCATGATCATTAATTTCATTTAACCTAATTTGTTTTATCATTCAATAATGATaacgcaataaaaaaaaatctattgaaGGTCAAAGGTCAAGTATGTGGCTCAGGCGCTGATGGTCAATTGGTGTTTTTGACCGAATAACGAAAGCACAACATTcgaccacaaaaagaaaagagaaaaaaaaaaacgaaagcgTAACATTGACGAAGTTTCCAACCCAACCTTCCGTCATTTTCTTTGCATTCATATGCAAGTCCCTCCATACGCTGTCGATGACATCGGTACACCAAATTATGTGGCTGAACTTAAACATCATTGAATGCCAAATATATGGCCGCTGAGTCGCCCGATGGTCAATTGTTGTTTTTTTGACGAGGTCTCCTAAACCCTTCGGATTCCAAACAAGCGAAAACGGAAGGGCTAGCGTTTAAGGCTTCCTTTGCTTCagaaaacgaatgatttgaaaaggcaataatttatgtccccatattttcgtggacgatggaCGTGCGAtaactttcaggaaaatattttctaaattacttaattttcgcaaaacaaattgTTCCCTAAAAGTAAAGACTAACTTGCGTGATGACCAACAAAGGAAACCTAGGTTTTCCATGGGCTTGGTTTCTCTCGTGGTGGTTCATGCGTGCGATCAACCCTTCGCGacgcaatttttttaattaattaattaattaatccggaaGTGTTCCCTGAGATATTTGATAGCACGACCCTTTTAGATTGTACTAATTATTGCgttgaaaattattatttttttcctagcaCACCGTgttgtttttgtcaattttaacttttttttttctccaggtcCAGAGACTAGTCGTCGGGGAGGCTCGTGAGTGGACATTTCTTGTTTTCGTTTTCGCTGAACCGTTCCAAGATGGACTGCGAGTTGTTCAAGAACCAAAAGGCTAAGTCATGCGGGGAGCCGGCCACTCCCCGTTCATTTATATGCGCATGTAACCAGTCAAAGCACCAGAAAAGCTGTGCTAAAACGAGGATGGAACTTCACAGCTCAGATTTCCAGAGCTTCAAGGCCGGAGAGCTTCGATCGCTCTTAGTCTTGGTTCTCTCTCTAGCCATCGCCTTCACTGCTTCGGCATCGTCTCAGGGCATCGATTTCAGCCTCACGGCTTTCAACGAGAGTATCATTAAAGTCGAAGGCAACGCGGAAATTCAGAGCGGCTCCATCAGGGTTACGGGGGTCGATCGGGACAAGGCCCCCACCGAGAATGTGGGGTGGGCCACGTACCGCGAGCCGATGCGCCTCTGGGATAAGGCGACGGGGAACGTGGCCGATTTCACTACTCGATTCACCTTCGCCATCAATTCGCTGGGGGAGACGAATTTCGCCGATGGAATGACCTTCTTTCTCGTCCCCAACGGGTCTCACCTCCCGAACAACTCGTCGTTTGGCGCCCTGGCTATTATAGATCCAGGCCGCGACCTTTCAAACTCTTCCGATTGGTTTGTAGCGGTCGAGTTCGACACTTTCCACAACGTCGTCCCCTCTGTGGTCATAGACCCGAATTGTTCGAAGGTTGCACATGTCGGTATAGACTTGAATAATCTCAACTCCTCGAAATATAGCTGTGTGGATTGGTTCAAGGATAAAATCATGAGCGCTGGGTGGATCAACGCTACGATATCGTACAATTCAAGCACGCAGAACTTGAGCGTCGTCATGACAGACGCCAATGCCATGGGTACCAACATAAATTCCTCCGCCATCTATGATATAGTCAACCTGACAGATTACTTGCCGGAGTGGGTGACTTTCGGTTTCTCGGCTTCCACGGGTACAATTTTCGAGTTGCACACTATTGAGGCATGGGAATTCAGCTCCAATGTGCAAGTGGCTGGAAAAAAGAGCAAGTTATGGCTATGGGCCACCTTAGGCTCAGGTTCTTTCGTTTTGCTCATTCTTGCTCTAGCCTTTATTTGGTTTCGTCACCGTTCGAAGAGAAAGGGAACTTCCTTGAGCGGAGAAGAACATGATCTGGCAATCGATGAAGAATTCGAGCAGGTGCCAGGGCCCAAGAAATTCTACTACAAGGACTTGGTCGCGGCTACCGACAATTTCGCAATTGAACGGTTacttggggaaggaggcttTGGGAGAGTGTATGAAGGTTCCTTGACCAGCGTGAATGCTCGTGTCGCAATCAAGAAGATCAGCCCGGGAGCAAGACAAGGGATAAAGGAGTACGCCAGCGAAGTGAAGACCATAAGCCGGCTCCGGCACAGAAACTTAGTCCAACTCATCGGATGGTGCCATGAGAAGAAGGAACTCCTCCTTATCTATGAATACATGTCAAACGGTAGTCTCGATTCTCATCTATTCAAAGAACGAACCTTCCTGCCGTGGGAGAAGCGGTACAAAATCGCGCAAGGCACGGCCTTGGCCTTGCTCTACCTTCATGAAGAATGGGAACAGTGCGTCGTGCACCGCGATATAAAGGCCAGCAATATCATGCTCGATTCCGATTTCAATGCTAAATTAGGGGACTTCGGTTTGGCTAGGCTAGTCGACCATGCCAAAGGGTTGCAAACGACGGTGTTGGCCGGAACCGTGGGCTATATGGCTCCTGAATATGTTCGCACGGGCAAGGCGAGTAGGGAATCAGACGTCTATAGCTTCGGAGTCGTCCTATTAGAAATAGCTTGCGGTAGAAAAGTCATCGAACTGGGGGCTGAGGATGGCCAAGTTCAGCTGGTGGACTGGGT
The sequence above is drawn from the Rhodamnia argentea isolate NSW1041297 chromosome 9, ASM2092103v1, whole genome shotgun sequence genome and encodes:
- the LOC125316528 gene encoding L-type lectin-domain containing receptor kinase IX.1-like isoform X2, which gives rise to MELRSSDFQSFKAGELRSLLVLVLSLAIAFPASASSQGIKFSFQNFVGSGIQYQGDASVSSDSIQLTKATQGQNLNQSVGWATYPEPMRLWDKATGNVADFTTRFTFAVNSQGASSFADGLTFFLVPKGSQLPVNSSGRYLALLNPNRDPSNSSTSFVAVEFDTFHNNDINARDPNCSQVTHVGIDLNNLTSMVYNCVDWFKDKIMSGGRINATIAYNSSTQNLSVLMIDADAMGTDINSTGIYDIVNITKYLPEWVTFGFSATTGRLFELHTLEAWEFSSNVQVAGKKSKLWLWATLGSGSFVLLILALAFIWFRRRSKRKGTYMSEEEDDLAIDEEFEQVPGPKKFYYKDLVAATDNFAMERLLGEGGFGRVYEGYLTSVNDRVAIKKISPGSRQGIKEYATEVKTISRLRHRNLVQLIGWCHEKKELLLIYEYMSNGSLDSHLFKERTFLPWEKRYKIAQGTALALLYLHEEWEQCVVHRDIKASNIMLDSDFNAKLGDFGLARLVDHAKGLQTTVLAGTMGYMAPECVYTGKASRESDVYSFGVVLLEIACGRKVIEPGAEDGQVRLVDWVWERYGTGRILDAAESKLGTDFDEKQLECTMVVGLWCAHPDHTARPSIREAFSVLNFNAPPPVLPPKLPVPFSRASIVSFHATSTSGTELSTFTTSSVQSSHSDSSALLPKTI
- the LOC125316528 gene encoding L-type lectin-domain containing receptor kinase IX.1-like isoform X1; this translates as MELHSSDFQSFKAGELRSLLVLVLSLAIAFPASASSQGIKFSFQNFVGSGIQYQGDASVSSDSIQLTKATQGQNLNQSVGWATYPEPMRLWDKATGNVADFTTRFTFAVNSQGASSFADGLTFFLVPKGSQLPVNSSGRYLALLNPNRDPSNSSTSFVAVEFDTFHNNDINARDPNCSQVTHVGIDLNNLTSMVYNCVDWFKDKIMSGGRINATIAYNSSTQNLSVLMIDADAMGTDINSTGIYDIVNITKYLPEWVTFGFSATTGRLFELHTLEAWEFSSNVQVAGKKSKLWLWATLGSGSFVLLILALAFIWFRRRSKRKGTYMSEEEDDLAIDEEFEQVPGPKKFYYKDLVAATDNFAMERLLGEGGFGRVYEGYLTSVNDRVAIKKISPGSRQGIKEYATEVKTISRLRHRNLVQLIGWCHEKKELLLIYEYMSNGSLDSHLFKERTFLPWEKRYKIAQGTALALLYLHEEWEQCVVHRDIKASNIMLDSDFNAKLGDFGLARLVDHAKGLQTTVLAGTMGYMAPECVYTGKASRESDVYSFGVVLLEIACGRKVIEPGAEDGQVRLVDWVWERYGTGRILDAAESKLGTDFDEKQLECTMVVGLWCAHPDHTARPSIREAFSVLNFNAPPPVLPPKLPVPFSRASIVSFHATSTSGTELSTFTTSSVQSSHSDSSALLPKTI